Part of the Pseudobdellovibrionaceae bacterium genome is shown below.
CTTTAAGGCCAGTGAGTTAGAAAGATTTTGCGCAGAGGATTCAGACGTTTGGTTTTTCGAAAATGAACCCGTCATCATCAATCACGTCCGCAGGCAGTGCCCCAACGTGAATCTTGTTTTTATTGATAGCGTCCACTCCGGGAGAGAGGCTTCGCCGGCTGACCTACCAGTCATTCAAATGCACTACACTTTGAGTGATTGATCGCCCTCGCAGATTTTGACGCAAAGCAATCAATGACACTATATGCCGCAGAGGAAAGAATATACACACACTAAATATAGTGATTTGCTCTCTCAAAACCTATTTATTCGTTTTAAGACCTACTCGCTGATTGGGGTCCAATCAATTGCCATATGTTATGTTTACAACATCTATATTACTTTTCTACAATTCACTCAGAGACACACTGAACCGTTCATTGGGGGGACATATGGCTCGGATTTTAGCCTTGGGGATACTGACTTTGGTAACCACCTTTTCGCTGATTCAACCGCTGTGGGCTAAAAATGAACTTCGAGTGATGTCGTACAACGTGGAAAACCTATTTGATACGGCCCATGACGAAGGTAAGAGTGATTGGGATTTCTTGCCAAAAGGCTACCCTGGAAAAAAAGAAGGCTGCCTCACCAAGAGCCCTAAGTATCGAGCCGCATGTTTAAACGGAGATTGGACAGAAGACAAACTTCGTCTCAAATTGGATCAGATTAAGAAGGTGGTGTTGCAAGGTGAGCGCCCAGATATTTTAGCCATTGAAGAGGTTGAAAACGAAGTTGTGTTAAAGCGATTGGCACAAACCCTGGGCTTTGATCAGTATGTTCTCGAAGAAGGTCCCGATCATCGCGGCATTGACGTGGCCCTCCTTTATGACAGCAGTTCTGCAAATTATATCAGCCACCGTGTCCACCGCTTCAAAGGTGATGAATTTGACCAAAAGCCCACTCGCGACATCCTCGGTGTGTATTTTCAACTGGACAGCCAAAATGTTCTCGCCGTCTATGTCAATCACTGGCCCTCACAAGCGGCCCCAGCAACCAAGCGCTTCAAGGTGGCGCAAGAGTTAAAAAACATGATGGAAGAAGACCGACAAAAATATGGCAAAAACTTTCACGGAATAGCCACTGGCGATTTCAACACCGTTGATAGCGATTGGCCCCATCCCCATAAGGGTGTGCTCGAGAGCCGAGCCTGGAAAAACTATCTTTTAGATCTTCGTGAACTGGCTGAAGACCGTGGAAGTCTTAAAAATGGTCAGCCTCTTGGGACTTATTTCTTTCCACCGAAAATGTCGTGGAACTATCTGGACAAATTTTTTGTCACACAAAATCTGTTTGATAAAAACGGAGTGGAAGTCGTGTTGAGTAGTTTCAACGTGCGGGCTCCTGAGTTTGCAGCAGACACTTATGAGTACCGAAGAAAAAACCTACCCCTTTACGGTTCAAAGGTTTCAGGCGTTCCATTAAGATACAATCACAAAGCCACATCCGCCACAAAAGCCGGGTTCTCAGATCACTATCCCATCGAGATGAGGATTAAATACTAAAGAAGTAGGTAATCTTGGCAGCTCGCATCCCACACGATGGTATCGCGAGTGACTTTGGCTTTGTAGAGGGCACTGTCAGATTGCTCAATCACCTCTGCTAGTGTCGGGCCTGGGTTTTTAGAATCACCAACGGTGTATTTTGCTACTCCAATAGAGATTGTCACTGAGAACTCGTCTCCCCCAGTGGTGGGCCTGAAGCGGAGCGATTTAATCTGGCTATGAATCCGTTCCACAATTTCATGGACTTTGCCATAATCAGCCAGGTTTAACAAAATCACAAATTCTTCACCGCCTGTGCGAAAGGCCACATCTGTAGCCCGTAATCCATCGCGAATACCTTGGGCAATTCCTCGAATAACAACATCTCCTGTGGGATGCCCATAGGTGTTATTGATTCGACTAAAATGATCAATATCCATGGTGACCACATAGAGGTCTTGTGTGGGTGGTGTCGACACTCGCTGATCGAAAGCCCTTCGATTGTGCAATTGAGTGAGTGCATCGGTCTGCACGGCCTGCTCGAGGGCCTGTTCGTAAGCATAATGCTGCTGAAGAATGGCTAAAGCCTTGTCAGGACTCAAGCTCATTAAAAGGTCCAATCTCATTCTTGGCTTCATTCCTGAAAAAGGATTCATGGCGCCAGAACCAGGCTTTTCAATTAGGCTCCAGGGCTGCGGCGAGAGTAAATCGGCGGATTCTGTGGCTTCGGACGTATCTGGGCCAGAGGAATCCCCATCATTTTGAGGATATCCCTCAGATGCCAGCAGCAAAGCTATAAAAGCCAACACGATTGGCCATTTTACGTCAGAAATCAGCATAGATTAGACCTCTTACTTGACCTTACAAGATCTGTGCCGGTACACAAAAGAAGTGGGAACCATAACCGTAGTCATTATCACTAAAAATGAAGAATGCAATATTGAGAGATGCCTTAAATCTATCCACGATTGGGTGGATGAAATTATCATTATGGATTCTCACAGTACCGATCGCACACCTGAAATTTGTAGATCTTTTGACAGGGTGACCTTTTACGACACCGATTGGCTTGGTTATGGAGCGACAAAAAACCTCGGCAATTCGAAAGCTCATTCCGATTATATCCTGTCCTTGGATGCCGACGAGGCTATTTCAGAGGAGCTAAAACAGGAGATTCTTCAGCTGCAACCTCAGCTCGATGGGACAACCGCCTTTTACCTCAATCGTTTAGTTAACTACTGCGGCCGCTGGATATACCATTCGGGTTGGCATCCAGACTACCAGCTTCGGCTCTTTCCCAAAGCCACAAGCCACTGGAACGAAGCCAAAGTTCATGAAAAAGTGATCGTGCAGGACAATACTCAAACGAACCGACTAAAAAGCCCCCTTTATCACTACACATATCACACTCTCAGCGATCACCTTGAGCGCCTCAACCTTTACACATCCCTCGATGGGGAGCGCCTTGCTGAATCCAAGAAGAATTTTTTAGTGATTCGAGGGTTGATTAGCTTTTTCAGTCGATTCCTCAAACACTACTTTCTTAAGCGCGGGTTTTTAGATGGCTTTGAAGGGTTTTGTATTGCTTCGCTTTCAGCGTTTGCTGGGTTTGTCCGATATCTTAAAGCGTATCACCTTAGAAAAGGCATACGGTAGTGGGAATTAACAGTGAAGAAGTATAAAAAACTTCTGCTCGTTCGGCTTGATCGCATGGGTGATTTGGTTCTCACTTTGCCGGTGGACTCCCATCCGGATTTAAAGGACACCGAGTGCTTTTGGATTATTCCAGTGGGCCTAGATTTTATTGTACAAAATAGGCCGTTTCGAACCATCACCAAAAAATTGAGCTTTTTTGATTTTTTTCGATTCGTTAAGTGGCTTCGGCAAGAGAACTTCTCCGCCAGTGTGGTGTTTCATGCACCATGGTGGATGAGTTTGGCCCTTTTTTTGGCAAGAATTCCCTGGCGGGTGGGCCCCTTGAGTCAGTGGCATTCGTTTTTGTTTTTTAACAAAGGGATTCGTCAAAAACGAAGTGAATGCCAGTACCACGAGTTAGACTACAACTACCTACTTCTTGAGCAAGGATTGGATCTGCAAAAATTGCCCCAACACCTGCCTTTGGAACTTCACGCGGAGCCACCAGAGAATTTATCTCCACGCAGTTACGTGGTGGTCCACCCTGGTATGGGTGGATCTGCTCGCAATTGGCCACTGGCTTATTATAAAAACTTGATTGAGTCGCTCAGTGAGAGCACCTCGGTGTTTGTTACAGGCACCAATATGGATCGTGAATGGTTGGAGCCGCTCAAGAAAAACACTAAGGTAAATGAAAATATAAAATGGTTAGATGGCCAGCTCAGCGGGACGGACCTCTTGCGCTTGCTAAAGGGTGCAAAGACCGTGGTGGCACCGAGCACCGGAGTGCTTCACCTTGCTGCGGCCCTTGGTGTACACACCATTGGTATATTTAGCCCCATTACTGTTCAAAAACCCGATCGCTGGGGACCAAAGGGCCCAAGAGCCCTCACGATAGCGCCAGCCGTCGACTGCCCCGGATATTTCAAATGCATCGGCGAAAAATGTCCACACTATGATTGCATGGAAAAAATCGATATAGGCCCTGAGATGATTTTATAAGCGGCTACGACAAACGGCCCATGGCAAGACTGAGCGATGCGGCAACCAAAGCATGGTTGATACATCCTGTTTGAAATTGATTCATCAACCACTGTTTCTCAACCAGCTTCACCTCAAGGTCTTCAAAAGGATCAAGACACGGTTTTGCTGTTAATTCACATCCCGTGGCCAAGTACGTGAACACCCGATTGGTCTGAATGGCTGGATTGGGATAATGCATTCCGAGGGCTTCAATTTTTTTAGCCACATAACCCGTTTCTTCTTCTAGTTCTCTTAATGCCGCGGCTTTAGGGTCTTCTCCGGGATCTGTAGCACCGCCGGGAAACTCCATAAACCACTCATCAGCGGCATGCCGATATTGATTCACCATGACCACCTGGCCATCAGCGGTCACGGGCACCACGTGTACCCAATCACAAAATTCAACCACATAGTAACGGGGCATGACCCGGCCATCAGGCAACTCGCATTTATCTGTACGGAGACGAAAAAAACCGGCTTTATGAATTTCGTTGGATTCTAAAGTTTTCCATTTTTTCATTTGCCGCTCAATTTCAATTGTTCAGCAAATAGAGGCAAATAAAAATATCGATCGTGTTGGGCCTCGTATCTTGTCCAATCCGACTGGTTTTCCAATTCAGATGTCATAAACGAAGCTACTGAGTTGATCTTGCTGTCAAATTCATCAATCATAGCCACTACCAAGGCCTCTAAAAGTTTTGGTCTTTTCGGAGAGCCATACTCTAACTTGCCATGATGGCTGAGAATAATGTGTTTACAAATATCACGTTGGTCTTCAGTGAAGTCAGAAATACGCATGGACATCTTATCAACTAGTTCACAGGCAAGAACCATATGGCCGACAAGGCGTCCGCGTTGGGTGTATTGAAAACCGTCCTCTACCGACAGCTCCCAGATTTTCCCGATGTCATGAAAAATAGCACCAAATAATAAATAGTCATAATTTAAAAAAGTATAATGCTTAGCTAAAAAACTCATAGTTTGAGCAATGGAGAGAACATGCTCCAGTAGCCCGCCCACATAGGCATGGTGAATGGTCTTTGCTGCTGGCGCCTTTAAAAAGAGTGGCCGAACTTCTTTATCTGTTAAAGTTTCAACAACCAAAGCTTTAAGGGCTGGGTCCTTCATTTCGTCCACGAGCTTTTCAAGGTCGGCCATCATTGCTTCCACTGGGCGTTTGGCCGATGCCATGAAGTCATTCAACGAATATTCTGATGATTCTGCTTTCCGAATTTGATGAACCACCATCTGCTTTTTCTTTTGGAAAACTTGAATATGACCTTTAACAAAAACAAAGTCTCCCTCGTCAAAGGCGTGTACAAATTCGTCCGCTTTTTCCCAAACTCGGCCGTTGATCGACCCTGTAATATCGCCCAAATACAAATTAATGTAGGGCTTACCGTTTTTATCAGTCAGATAAGATTTATCTTTGACCCAAAAAACTGACTCTATATTTTGTTTTTCTACAAGCTGATTTACAAATTGCTTGTTTGCCTCATTTAACGATGCCACGCTCGGCTCCTATTAGTCTTGTTTACACATTTTCGCCTTGTATCGGGAATCAACAAATGACACAGATCCTAAAAAGTAGTCTTCGTCCACGGTGGTGAAAAAATAAAAATTGCCAGCAACGACGCTTAAATATCTTTGATCTGTCGTATTGAGTTTTAATCCCTCTTTTGAGCCCAAATGATTCTTATAAAAACTAGTTATTTCCATAAATTTTGAA
Proteins encoded:
- a CDS encoding NUDIX hydrolase codes for the protein MKKWKTLESNEIHKAGFFRLRTDKCELPDGRVMPRYYVVEFCDWVHVVPVTADGQVVMVNQYRHAADEWFMEFPGGATDPGEDPKAAALRELEEETGYVAKKIEALGMHYPNPAIQTNRVFTYLATGCELTAKPCLDPFEDLEVKLVEKQWLMNQFQTGCINHALVAASLSLAMGRLS
- a CDS encoding HD domain-containing protein, producing the protein MASLNEANKQFVNQLVEKQNIESVFWVKDKSYLTDKNGKPYINLYLGDITGSINGRVWEKADEFVHAFDEGDFVFVKGHIQVFQKKKQMVVHQIRKAESSEYSLNDFMASAKRPVEAMMADLEKLVDEMKDPALKALVVETLTDKEVRPLFLKAPAAKTIHHAYVGGLLEHVLSIAQTMSFLAKHYTFLNYDYLLFGAIFHDIGKIWELSVEDGFQYTQRGRLVGHMVLACELVDKMSMRISDFTEDQRDICKHIILSHHGKLEYGSPKRPKLLEALVVAMIDEFDSKINSVASFMTSELENQSDWTRYEAQHDRYFYLPLFAEQLKLSGK
- a CDS encoding GGDEF domain-containing protein; amino-acid sequence: MLISDVKWPIVLAFIALLLASEGYPQNDGDSSGPDTSEATESADLLSPQPWSLIEKPGSGAMNPFSGMKPRMRLDLLMSLSPDKALAILQQHYAYEQALEQAVQTDALTQLHNRRAFDQRVSTPPTQDLYVVTMDIDHFSRINNTYGHPTGDVVIRGIAQGIRDGLRATDVAFRTGGEEFVILLNLADYGKVHEIVERIHSQIKSLRFRPTTGGDEFSVTISIGVAKYTVGDSKNPGPTLAEVIEQSDSALYKAKVTRDTIVWDASCQDYLLL
- a CDS encoding glycosyltransferase family 9 protein; translation: MKKYKKLLLVRLDRMGDLVLTLPVDSHPDLKDTECFWIIPVGLDFIVQNRPFRTITKKLSFFDFFRFVKWLRQENFSASVVFHAPWWMSLALFLARIPWRVGPLSQWHSFLFFNKGIRQKRSECQYHELDYNYLLLEQGLDLQKLPQHLPLELHAEPPENLSPRSYVVVHPGMGGSARNWPLAYYKNLIESLSESTSVFVTGTNMDREWLEPLKKNTKVNENIKWLDGQLSGTDLLRLLKGAKTVVAPSTGVLHLAAALGVHTIGIFSPITVQKPDRWGPKGPRALTIAPAVDCPGYFKCIGEKCPHYDCMEKIDIGPEMIL
- a CDS encoding glycosyltransferase family 2 protein; amino-acid sequence: MTLQDLCRYTKEVGTITVVIITKNEECNIERCLKSIHDWVDEIIIMDSHSTDRTPEICRSFDRVTFYDTDWLGYGATKNLGNSKAHSDYILSLDADEAISEELKQEILQLQPQLDGTTAFYLNRLVNYCGRWIYHSGWHPDYQLRLFPKATSHWNEAKVHEKVIVQDNTQTNRLKSPLYHYTYHTLSDHLERLNLYTSLDGERLAESKKNFLVIRGLISFFSRFLKHYFLKRGFLDGFEGFCIASLSAFAGFVRYLKAYHLRKGIR